Proteins from a genomic interval of Mycobacterium conspicuum:
- a CDS encoding PE-PGRS family protein, which yields MITSTGTGSATGGTGADGTAGSGGVGGAGGAGGNATIQNSANANNAVAGNGGAGATGTDGGAGGAGGNASTTGTGTLFAGSGGTGGTGSAGNGGTGGAGGNVAVNNAGNANAVVGGIGGSGGGGINGGAGGAGGVAIVNAGAGTASGGQGGTGGAAAGASGTGGTGGAGGAGLSNGAGNAIGGTGGQGGSGFNGGAGGAGGTGTIGATGTGSAQGGAGTAGTAGGGGAGGAGGAGGDATIQNSADANGAVAGNGGAGAGGTLGGAGGAGGNASTTGTGAVTAGMGGNGGIGSAGAGGAGGAGGNVEVNNAGNANAITGGTGGTGGGGTDGGAGGAGGTATVDAGSGNASGGQGGAGGAAAGVSGTGGTGGAGGAGIGNGAGNAIGGAGGQGGAGFNGGDGGAGGTGTIGATGTGSATGGAGAAGTAGSGGAGGAGGRRQRDHPKQRRHEQRDRRQRRGRRHRHPRRRRRHRR from the coding sequence GTGATCACCTCAACCGGAACGGGCAGCGCGACCGGCGGCACCGGCGCGGACGGCACCGCTGGCAGCGGCGGGGTGGGCGGCGCGGGCGGGGCCGGCGGGAACGCGACCATCCAGAACAGCGCCAATGCGAACAACGCCGTCGCCGGCAACGGCGGAGCCGGCGCCACCGGTACCGATGGCGGGGCCGGCGGCGCCGGTGGCAATGCGTCGACCACGGGAACCGGAACGCTCTTCGCGGGCAGCGGCGGGACCGGCGGCACCGGTTCGGCCGGCAACGGAGGCACCGGGGGCGCCGGTGGCAACGTCGCAGTCAACAACGCCGGCAACGCCAACGCCGTCGTCGGTGGGATCGGCGGCTCCGGCGGTGGCGGCATTAACGGCGGGGCGGGCGGCGCCGGCGGCGTCGCGATCGTCAACGCCGGTGCCGGGACCGCCAGCGGCGGGCAGGGCGGGACGGGCGGTGCCGCGGCCGGTGCCAGCGGCACCGGCGGTACGGGCGGCGCCGGCGGTGCGGGACTCAGCAACGGCGCCGGCAACGCCATCGGCGGGACCGGCGGGCAGGGCGGCTCCGGCTTCAACGGCGGTGCCGGCGGTGCGGGCGGCACCGGGACCATCGGCGCGACCGGAACCGGCAGCGCCCAGGGCGGCGCCGGCACGGCCGGCACCGCCGGCGGCGGCGGCGCGGGCGGGGCCGGTGGGGCCGGCGGCGATGCGACCATCCAGAACAGCGCCGATGCGAACGGCGCCGTCGCCGGCAACGGTGGAGCGGGCGCGGGCGGCACCCTGGGCGGGGCCGGCGGGGCCGGCGGCAATGCGTCGACCACGGGAACCGGAGCCGTCACCGCGGGCATGGGTGGCAACGGTGGCATCGGTTCGGCCGGGGCCGGCGGTGCCGGAGGCGCCGGCGGCAACGTCGAGGTGAACAACGCGGGCAATGCGAACGCGATCACCGGTGGCACCGGCGGCACGGGTGGTGGCGGTACCGACGGCGGGGCCGGCGGCGCCGGCGGAACCGCGACCGTCGATGCCGGTTCGGGGAACGCCAGCGGTGGCCAGGGCGGAGCGGGCGGCGCCGCCGCCGGTGTGAGCGGCACCGGCGGCACCGGCGGTGCCGGCGGCGCGGGAATAGGCAACGGCGCCGGCAACGCCATCGGCGGGGCCGGCGGGCAGGGCGGCGCCGGCTTCAACGGCGGCGACGGCGGCGCCGGCGGCACCGGGACCATCGGTGCCACCGGAACCGGCAGCGCCACCGGGGGCGCCGGCGCGGCCGGTACCGCCGGCAGCGGCGGGGCGGGCGGCGCCGGCGGCCGGCGGCAGCGCGACCATCCAAAACAGCGCCGACACGAACAACGCGATCGCCGGCAACGGCGGGGCCGGCGGCACCGGCACCCTCGGCGGCGCCGGCGGCACCGGCGGTAA
- a CDS encoding 2'-5' RNA ligase family protein, protein MVHSIELVFDRDTEAAIRRIWADLAAAGIPSQAPASRPHATMVVAERIAPDVDAPLEAVAQRLPLDCVVGAPVLFGRAKVVLARLVVPSSELLAVHAEAHRLCAPHATPAPLPNCLPGQWTAHVTLARRVGGAQLGRALRVAGRPPEIRGSIAGLRRWDGNKKTEHPIGQGR, encoded by the coding sequence ATGGTGCATTCGATCGAGCTGGTCTTCGACCGCGACACCGAGGCGGCGATCCGGCGCATCTGGGCCGATCTGGCCGCCGCCGGCATACCCAGCCAGGCGCCGGCCAGCCGTCCGCACGCCACCATGGTGGTGGCCGAGCGCATCGCGCCGGACGTCGACGCCCCGCTCGAGGCGGTGGCCCAACGGCTGCCGCTGGACTGCGTCGTCGGGGCGCCGGTGCTGTTCGGCCGGGCCAAGGTGGTGTTGGCGCGCTTGGTGGTGCCGAGCAGCGAGCTGCTCGCCGTGCACGCGGAGGCGCACCGGTTGTGCGCTCCGCATGCGACGCCGGCGCCGCTGCCCAACTGCCTTCCCGGTCAGTGGACCGCGCACGTCACGCTGGCCCGCCGGGTCGGCGGGGCTCAACTCGGGCGGGCGTTACGCGTCGCGGGCCGCCCGCCGGAGATCCGCGGCAGCATCGCCGGTTTGCGCCGCTGGGACGGCAACAAGAAGACCGAGCACCCGATCGGTCAGGGCAGGTAG
- a CDS encoding methyltransferase family protein, which produces MLFVPAGTFHYWQAWVFLVVVAIPAWIPPIYLLRANPVALQARMSGGPTAETRTAQKLIIAGLYLSLAAMVVVSALDHRWGWSPVPTTVCLAGDVLVAAGLGVSAAVVIQNSYAAATVRVKEGQRVVSTGLYGLVRHPMYTGNVIMMIGIPLALGSYWGLVFVVPGVSVLAWRIRDEEKLLRDELDGYREYTEKVRYRLVPAMW; this is translated from the coding sequence ATGCTGTTCGTTCCGGCGGGCACCTTCCATTACTGGCAGGCGTGGGTGTTCCTGGTGGTGGTCGCGATCCCGGCCTGGATTCCCCCCATCTACTTGCTGCGCGCGAATCCCGTTGCGCTGCAAGCGCGGATGAGTGGTGGCCCGACGGCGGAGACCCGGACCGCGCAGAAGCTGATCATTGCCGGCCTGTACCTGTCGCTGGCCGCGATGGTCGTGGTCAGCGCGCTGGACCACCGCTGGGGCTGGTCGCCGGTGCCCACCACCGTCTGCCTGGCCGGTGATGTCCTGGTCGCCGCCGGGCTCGGCGTGTCGGCGGCGGTCGTCATTCAGAACAGCTATGCGGCCGCCACCGTCCGGGTCAAGGAGGGCCAGCGGGTCGTCTCCACCGGGCTGTATGGGTTGGTCCGCCACCCGATGTACACCGGCAACGTGATCATGATGATCGGCATCCCCCTGGCGCTCGGTTCCTACTGGGGACTGGTGTTCGTCGTGCCCGGAGTGAGCGTGCTCGCCTGGCGCATTCGCGACGAGGAGAAGCTGCTCCGGGACGAGTTGGACGGATACCGCGAGTACACCGAGAAGGTTCGCTATCGCCTGGTGCCCGCCATGTGGTGA
- a CDS encoding aldo/keto reductase: MSSVPSITLNDGHTIPQLGFGVFQIKPAETAAAVRSALDVGYRHIDTAEMYGNEKQVAQGIRDAGLDRREVFITSKLSNRHHRPDDARRAFDDTLSALDSEYVDLFLIHWPLPTLYDGDFVSTWNVLEEFAKDGRATSIGVSNFQVAHLARLAEGSHTVPAVNQVEVHPYFANDEVRAYGREHGIATEAWAPIAQGKVLDDELIARIADAHGKTPAQVVLRWHIQRGDIVFPKSVHPERMRSNFEIFDFSLDDAQMDAMGGLDRGERGRNGPNPDVFAYLP; this comes from the coding sequence ATGAGTTCCGTCCCGTCGATCACGCTCAATGACGGCCACACCATCCCGCAACTGGGCTTCGGCGTCTTTCAGATCAAGCCCGCGGAGACCGCCGCGGCCGTGCGGTCCGCGCTCGACGTCGGCTACCGCCACATCGACACCGCCGAGATGTACGGCAACGAGAAGCAGGTCGCGCAGGGCATCCGGGATGCCGGGCTGGACCGCCGCGAGGTGTTCATCACCAGCAAGCTGAGCAACCGCCATCACCGGCCCGACGACGCGCGGCGCGCGTTCGACGACACGTTGAGTGCGCTGGATTCCGAATACGTCGACCTGTTTCTCATCCACTGGCCGCTGCCCACGCTGTACGACGGCGATTTCGTGTCGACGTGGAATGTGCTCGAGGAGTTCGCCAAGGACGGCCGGGCAACCAGCATCGGGGTGTCGAATTTTCAGGTCGCCCACCTGGCGCGGCTCGCCGAGGGTTCGCACACCGTGCCCGCCGTCAACCAGGTCGAGGTGCACCCCTACTTCGCCAACGACGAGGTGCGGGCCTACGGCCGCGAGCACGGAATCGCCACCGAGGCCTGGGCGCCGATCGCGCAGGGCAAGGTGCTCGACGACGAGTTGATCGCGCGCATCGCCGACGCGCACGGCAAGACGCCGGCGCAGGTGGTGCTGCGCTGGCACATCCAGCGCGGCGACATCGTGTTCCCGAAATCGGTGCACCCCGAGCGGATGAGGTCGAACTTCGAGATCTTCGACTTCAGCCTCGACGACGCCCAGATGGATGCGATGGGCGGCCTCGACCGCGGCGAGCGGGGGCGCAACGGTCCCAACCCCGACGTGTTCGCCTACCTGCCCTGA
- a CDS encoding PE family protein has product MSFVIIAPDILAAAAKEVAAIGSSLDAAHAAAAAPTGALVAAAEDEVSAAIAKLFGGYGQQFHALTSQAALFHSSFVQSLTSAGHSYAAAEARSAGALSAANVYTPIWTAVEEASGTSPPPRTDVLATLMYELNQTSEAFVGEPLFFNGADGTQASPNGQNGGLLIGNGGNGWNSTLAGVNGGNGGQGGIWGNGGNGGTGGAGATGGNGGDAVWAGNGGNGGAGFTSTTSGVNGGNGGSGGQGGFLWGVGGNGGAGGNATDATGGNGGAGGSTGFLQGLVFGPPQGGTGGAGGDSLTGLGGNGGAGGASFELGGTGGAGGNGAIGGNGGAGGVAFNDGFGNVVGGTGGAGGTGTTGAGGAGGVGGNAVMGPFNFTVDQFDGLVIYNNTWGHAIGGAGGAGGIGVTSGGAGGAGGDATNYLATGVAQGGQGGAGGEAGGGSGTGGAGGAGGTATVATGTGDATGGQGGTGGIGFNGGAGGAGGTGIIGATGTGSAIGGTGADGTAGTGGTGGAGGAGGSAIIQNGTNANNAVAGNGGAGASGTDGGAGGAGGAASTSGSGAANAGTGGTGGTASGATGIGGAGGAGGTATINAGSGTAIGGHGGRVARPAA; this is encoded by the coding sequence GTGTCTTTTGTGATCATCGCGCCGGACATCCTGGCGGCGGCGGCGAAGGAAGTGGCGGCTATCGGCTCGTCGCTCGACGCCGCTCACGCAGCGGCGGCTGCGCCGACCGGTGCGCTGGTGGCCGCGGCCGAGGACGAGGTGTCGGCGGCGATCGCCAAGTTGTTCGGCGGCTATGGTCAGCAGTTTCACGCGCTGACCTCGCAGGCGGCACTGTTTCACAGTTCGTTCGTGCAGTCGTTGACCTCGGCGGGGCACTCGTACGCGGCCGCAGAGGCGAGGAGCGCCGGCGCTTTGTCGGCTGCGAATGTTTACACGCCGATCTGGACCGCGGTGGAAGAGGCCTCTGGGACGTCGCCGCCCCCCAGGACCGATGTCTTGGCGACCCTGATGTACGAGCTCAACCAGACCAGCGAGGCGTTCGTCGGGGAACCGCTGTTCTTTAACGGCGCCGATGGGACACAGGCCAGCCCGAACGGCCAGAACGGCGGCTTGCTGATCGGCAACGGCGGCAACGGCTGGAACTCCACCCTTGCCGGCGTTAATGGGGGCAACGGCGGGCAGGGCGGCATCTGGGGCAACGGCGGCAACGGCGGGACCGGTGGGGCCGGTGCGACGGGTGGGAACGGCGGCGACGCGGTTTGGGCGGGCAACGGCGGCAACGGCGGGGCCGGTTTCACCTCCACCACGTCTGGCGTGAACGGCGGTAACGGCGGGAGCGGCGGGCAGGGTGGATTCCTCTGGGGCGTGGGTGGCAACGGCGGGGCCGGTGGGAACGCCACCGATGCGACGGGCGGTAACGGCGGAGCCGGCGGCAGCACAGGCTTCCTCCAAGGCTTAGTGTTCGGCCCGCCGCAAGGCGGCACGGGCGGGGCCGGCGGCGACAGCCTGACCGGCCTGGGCGGCAACGGCGGTGCTGGCGGGGCCAGCTTTGAGCTCGGCGGCACCGGCGGTGCCGGCGGTAACGGCGCCATCGGTGGTAACGGCGGCGCGGGCGGTGTTGCGTTCAACGACGGGTTCGGAAACGTCGTGGGCGGGACCGGCGGCGCGGGCGGGACCGGCACCACCGGTGCCGGCGGCGCCGGCGGCGTCGGTGGCAACGCGGTAATGGGGCCCTTCAACTTCACGGTCGACCAATTCGACGGCTTGGTCATCTACAACAACACCTGGGGTCACGCCATCGGCGGCGCCGGCGGCGCCGGCGGCATCGGCGTCACCAGCGGCGGTGCCGGGGGGGCCGGCGGTGATGCGACCAACTATCTGGCCACCGGGGTCGCCCAGGGTGGTCAGGGCGGAGCGGGCGGTGAAGCCGGCGGTGGGTCCGGCACCGGCGGCGCCGGCGGGGCCGGCGGGACCGCCACGGTTGCTACCGGCACCGGAGACGCCACCGGCGGTCAAGGGGGAACGGGCGGCATCGGCTTCAACGGGGGCGCCGGCGGTGCCGGCGGCACCGGGATCATCGGCGCAACCGGGACCGGCAGCGCCATCGGTGGCACCGGCGCGGACGGTACCGCGGGCACCGGCGGCACGGGCGGGGCCGGTGGGGCCGGCGGCAGCGCGATCATCCAAAACGGCACCAATGCGAACAACGCCGTCGCCGGCAACGGCGGGGCCGGCGCCAGCGGCACCGACGGCGGGGCCGGCGGGGCCGGCGGTGCCGCGTCGACCTCCGGAAGCGGAGCGGCCAACGCGGGCACCGGCGGCACCGGCGGGACCGCCAGCGGCGCGACGGGCATCGGCGGCGCCGGCGGCGCCGGTGGCACGGCGACCATCAATGCCGGCTCGGGTACCGCCATCGGCGGTCACGGCGGGCGGGTGGCGCGGCCAGCGGCCTGA
- a CDS encoding 8-amino-7-oxononanoate synthase: protein MKTPIEVSPLAWLDEVEQQRRQAGLRRALRPRPPVAAELDLASNDYLGLSQHPDVIDGGVQALRTWGAGATGSRLVTGDTELHQEFESELAEFVGAAAGLVFSSGYTANIGAVVGLSGRGALLVSDAYAHASLVDACRLSRARVVITPHRDVDAVAAALASRNEDRAVVVTDSVFSTDGALAPIAELHEVCRAQGALLIVDEAHGLGVRGGGRGLLHELGLAGAPDVVMTTTLSKALGSQGGAVLGSTAVRAHLIDAARTFIFDTGLAPAAVGAARAALRVLQTEAWRPEKVLAHARTLAGICGVPEVPQSAVVSVVLGDPEVAVAAATACLDAGVRVGCFRPPTVPAGTSRLRLSARASLDAAELDLARQVLTDVLAGL from the coding sequence ATGAAGACACCGATCGAGGTATCCCCGCTGGCCTGGCTGGACGAGGTGGAACAACAGCGCCGCCAGGCCGGCCTGCGGCGCGCCCTGCGCCCGCGGCCCCCGGTGGCCGCCGAACTGGATCTGGCCTCCAACGACTACCTCGGCCTGTCGCAGCATCCCGACGTCATCGACGGCGGCGTGCAGGCGCTGCGCACCTGGGGCGCCGGGGCCACCGGTTCCCGGCTGGTCACCGGTGACACCGAGCTGCACCAGGAATTCGAGTCCGAGCTCGCCGAATTCGTCGGCGCCGCAGCGGGTTTGGTGTTCTCGTCGGGATACACCGCCAACATCGGGGCGGTCGTCGGGCTGTCCGGCCGGGGTGCGCTGCTGGTGTCCGACGCCTACGCGCACGCGTCGCTGGTGGACGCGTGCCGGCTGTCGCGGGCGCGGGTGGTGATCACCCCGCACCGTGACGTCGACGCCGTGGCGGCCGCGCTGGCGTCGCGCAACGAGGACCGCGCCGTCGTCGTCACCGACTCGGTGTTCAGCACCGACGGCGCGCTGGCACCCATCGCCGAGTTGCACGAGGTGTGCCGCGCCCAGGGCGCCCTGCTCATCGTCGACGAGGCGCACGGCCTGGGTGTGCGCGGCGGCGGGCGCGGGCTGCTGCACGAACTGGGGCTGGCCGGCGCGCCCGACGTGGTGATGACGACGACGTTGTCCAAGGCGCTGGGCAGCCAGGGCGGTGCGGTGCTCGGGTCGACGGCGGTGCGCGCCCACCTGATCGACGCGGCCCGCACGTTCATCTTCGACACCGGCCTGGCGCCGGCCGCGGTGGGCGCCGCGCGGGCCGCGCTGCGCGTGCTGCAGACCGAGGCGTGGCGGCCCGAAAAGGTGCTGGCGCACGCCCGCACGCTGGCCGGCATCTGCGGCGTGCCCGAGGTGCCGCAGTCGGCGGTGGTGTCGGTGGTGCTGGGCGACCCGGAGGTCGCGGTGGCCGCCGCGACCGCCTGCCTGGACGCCGGCGTGCGGGTGGGCTGCTTCCGCCCGCCGACCGTGCCCGCCGGCACGTCGCGACTGCGGCTGTCGGCGCGCGCGTCGCTGGACGCCGCCGAGCTGGACCTGGCCCGCCAGGTGCTGACCGACGTCCTGGCCGGGCTTTAG
- the bioD gene encoding dethiobiotin synthase codes for MTVLAVTGTGTAVGKTIATAALASHARRAGIDVAVCKPVQTGTAAGDDDLAEVARLSGVTELAALARYPQPMAPRAAAELAGAALPTRDEILHCIRNVDRPRRLTLVEGAGGLLVELGDGGVTLRDLAVYLDAPVLVVATAELGTLNHTALTLESIAAQHVSCAGLVIGSWPASPGSVQAFNRCELNRLAPVRAALPAGAAALDAAEFAAMAAQAFDPAWVTGLLR; via the coding sequence TTGACCGTCCTGGCCGTGACGGGTACCGGCACCGCCGTCGGTAAGACGATCGCCACCGCGGCCCTGGCGAGCCACGCGCGCCGGGCCGGCATCGACGTCGCGGTGTGCAAGCCGGTGCAAACCGGCACCGCCGCCGGCGACGACGACCTGGCCGAGGTGGCGCGGCTGTCCGGTGTCACCGAACTCGCCGCGCTGGCCCGATATCCGCAGCCGATGGCGCCACGCGCGGCGGCCGAGCTGGCGGGTGCGGCGTTGCCGACCCGCGACGAGATCCTGCACTGCATCCGGAACGTGGACCGCCCGCGCCGGTTGACCCTGGTCGAGGGCGCCGGCGGGCTGCTGGTCGAACTCGGCGACGGCGGCGTGACGCTGCGTGACCTCGCCGTCTACCTCGACGCACCGGTGCTGGTGGTGGCCACCGCCGAGCTGGGCACCCTGAACCACACCGCCCTGACACTGGAATCGATTGCTGCACAACATGTTTCGTGTGCCGGGCTGGTGATCGGCAGCTGGCCCGCGAGTCCGGGGTCGGTGCAGGCCTTCAACCGGTGCGAGTTGAACCGGCTGGCGCCGGTGCGCGCCGCCCTGCCCGCGGGGGCCGCCGCGCTGGATGCCGCCGAGTTCGCCGCGATGGCCGCGCAGGCGTTCGACCCGGCGTGGGTGACCGGGCTGCTGCGCTGA